GGGTATCAACCGGATCAGCATGGCCGCGCTGGTGAGGGTGGACGACGCGGTCCCCCGGGTCACCGAACCGGATCTCATCAGCACATGGCGGTGGACCGCTCCCGAGGAGCTGCCGGGCCCCCTGTTCGACCCGTCCGCCCAGATCCTGGCGGTCTGGCGGCCGGACCTCGCGATCGAGCACCCCGCCGCCCACCATCTGCCCATCGCCCTCGCACCCCGGGCCCGGGCCTAGAGAGAATAATTATTTGCCTAGGACTCATAGGCAGAGTTAGCGTCGATTCCATGAGAGCCGTCAGTGAGCAGGACATCCGGGCGTCGTTCGTCAACTGTTCCAAGGGGGAGGCGAAGCGTCTGCCCCTGCCTCGCGACCTGGACGAGCGCCGCTGGGACGATCTGGACTTCCTGGGCTGGCGCGACCTGTCGGCGCCTGACAGGAGCTACATCGTCACCGAACTGCGCGGCGAGCTGACCGGTATCACGCTGCGTTTCCCGTCCCAGCAGCGCGGCTTCCTGCACCGCAGCATGTGTTCGGTCTGCCTGACCACGCATCCGGGCAGCGGGGTCTCGCTGATGACGGCCAGGAAGCGGGGGCAGGCGGGCAGGAACGGCAACTCCGTCGGCATCTACCTCTGCACCGACCTCGACTGCTCCCTGTACGTACGCGGCAAGAAAAGCCCGGCCCCCGGCGGACGCTTCGAGGAGTCGCTGACC
The DNA window shown above is from Streptomyces sp. Alt3 and carries:
- a CDS encoding FBP domain-containing protein → MRAVSEQDIRASFVNCSKGEAKRLPLPRDLDERRWDDLDFLGWRDLSAPDRSYIVTELRGELTGITLRFPSQQRGFLHRSMCSVCLTTHPGSGVSLMTARKRGQAGRNGNSVGIYLCTDLDCSLYVRGKKSPAPGGRFEESLTVEQQIERTRGKLTAFLDLLAA